The Streptomyces sp. HUAS CB01 genome has a segment encoding these proteins:
- a CDS encoding aminopeptidase P family protein, whose translation MAGSDPLPQRLRTGSHDLPVSPELAAFMCTDWAEGASPADARVPARDMTPGRRDRLSARFPGERLLVPAGEVKVRSNDCDHRFRPHSAYAWLTGLTGEDQHGHVLVLEPSGPGGGHEAVLYVRPRPARAAGDDTFYRDRRYGEFWVGRRPDLAEAERLTGVRCVHLDDLGLLPPGRDAASDPALATALAELRLVKDPWEVAELQRAVDHTAAGFEDVVRELPRALAHPRGERWVEGVFGLRARLEGNGTGYETIAASGAHACVLHWTRNDGRLDPSELLLLDAGVETDTLYTADVTRTLPLSGRFSSVQRRVYELVLAAQEAGMAALRPGARFRDFHRACTGVIAEGLVDWGVLKDPGGDRHRRYTLCSSGHMLGLDVHDCARARAEAYLDGVLEEGQVLTVEPGLYFQPDDGTLPAELRGIGVRIEDDLVVTADGARLMSGALPRTPGAVEEWMGSLLEG comes from the coding sequence ATGGCCGGTAGTGACCCCCTCCCCCAGCGCCTCCGCACCGGGAGCCATGACCTGCCGGTTTCCCCGGAGTTGGCCGCGTTCATGTGCACGGACTGGGCGGAGGGGGCGTCGCCCGCCGATGCCCGGGTGCCGGCCCGTGACATGACACCGGGCCGGCGGGACCGGCTCTCTGCGCGGTTCCCCGGCGAGCGGCTGCTGGTTCCGGCCGGCGAGGTGAAGGTCCGTTCGAACGACTGCGACCACCGGTTCCGTCCGCACAGTGCCTACGCCTGGCTGACGGGACTGACCGGCGAGGACCAGCACGGCCATGTGCTGGTGCTGGAGCCGTCCGGTCCGGGCGGCGGGCACGAGGCCGTACTGTACGTCCGCCCCCGGCCGGCGCGCGCCGCCGGGGACGACACGTTCTACCGGGACCGCAGGTACGGGGAGTTCTGGGTCGGCCGGCGGCCCGATCTGGCCGAGGCGGAGCGGCTGACGGGCGTCCGGTGCGTCCATCTCGACGATCTCGGTCTGCTGCCGCCCGGCCGCGATGCCGCGTCCGATCCCGCGCTGGCAACGGCCCTCGCCGAACTCCGGCTGGTCAAGGACCCCTGGGAGGTCGCCGAGTTGCAGCGGGCCGTGGACCACACGGCGGCCGGTTTCGAGGACGTCGTGCGTGAGCTGCCGCGTGCGCTGGCCCATCCGCGCGGTGAGCGGTGGGTCGAGGGTGTCTTCGGCCTGCGGGCCCGGCTGGAGGGCAACGGCACCGGCTACGAGACGATCGCCGCGTCCGGGGCGCACGCGTGCGTGCTGCACTGGACCCGGAACGACGGCCGTCTCGACCCGTCCGAACTGCTGCTGCTCGACGCGGGGGTGGAGACCGACACCCTCTACACGGCGGACGTCACCCGGACGCTGCCGCTGTCGGGCCGCTTCTCGTCCGTGCAGCGGCGGGTGTACGAACTGGTCCTCGCCGCGCAGGAGGCGGGCATGGCGGCGCTGCGGCCAGGGGCGCGGTTCCGTGACTTCCACCGCGCCTGCACGGGGGTGATCGCCGAGGGGCTGGTGGACTGGGGGGTGCTGAAGGACCCGGGGGGCGACCGCCACCGCCGGTACACGCTGTGCAGCAGCGGCCACATGCTCGGGCTCGACGTGCACGACTGCGCCCGGGCCCGCGCGGAGGCGTATCTGGACGGGGTGCTGGAGGAGGGGCAGGTGCTGACGGTGGAGCCGGGTCTGTACTTCCAGCCGGACGACGGGACGCTGCCGGCCGAGTTGCGCGGGATCGGGGTGCGCATCGAGGACGATCTGGTCGTCACGGCGGACGGGGCGCGGCTGATGTCGGGGGCGCTTCCGCGTACGCCGGGGGCGGTCGAGGAGTGGATGGGTTCGTTGCTGGAGGGCTGA
- a CDS encoding (2Fe-2S)-binding protein, with amino-acid sequence MTTTPARLVRAEPGPPYEITFDGRPVPALPGQSVAAALWAAGILAWRTTRDGGTPRGAFCGIGTCYDCLATVNGRPNRRACLVPARPGDVVTTQKGTGHDDLTV; translated from the coding sequence GTGACCACCACCCCGGCCCGGCTCGTCCGCGCCGAACCCGGCCCCCCGTACGAGATCACCTTCGACGGACGCCCCGTCCCCGCCCTCCCCGGGCAGAGCGTCGCCGCCGCCCTGTGGGCCGCCGGGATCCTCGCCTGGCGCACCACCCGTGACGGCGGCACACCCCGAGGCGCCTTCTGCGGGATCGGCACCTGCTACGACTGCCTCGCCACCGTCAACGGCCGCCCCAACCGGCGTGCCTGCCTCGTCCCCGCACGCCCCGGCGACGTGGTCACCACACAGAAGGGGACCGGCCATGACGACCTCACCGTCTGA
- a CDS encoding acyl-CoA dehydrogenase family protein, which translates to MPAFSLEPEQTAWCAELRTLATERLRPLAEKGEPGRVNRPLLTALGELGLLERLFTAGALDLCLMRESLAHGCTEAETALALQGLGAHPLHRSGTPAQRDRWLPAVVTGRAVAAFALSEPDAGSDAAALALHAAPEPHGPGWRLTGEKLWISNAPEADFCTVFARTGEAPGARGITAFLVPADRPGLTGRPLDMLSPHPIGALTFDGVPVTPDDVLGRPGAGFRVAMDTLNLFRPSVGAFAVGMAQAALDATLHHTAHRSAFGAPLKNLQAVSHQAAEMATRTEAARLLVHAAACAYDDGAPDVPRRSAMAKLFATETAQYVVDTAVQLHGARALQRGHLLEHLYREVRAPRIYEGASEVQRSIIAKELYATGTQETTG; encoded by the coding sequence ATGCCCGCATTCTCGCTCGAACCGGAACAGACCGCCTGGTGCGCCGAACTGCGCACCCTGGCCACCGAACGACTGCGCCCCCTCGCCGAGAAGGGCGAACCCGGCCGCGTCAACCGGCCGCTCCTCACCGCGCTCGGCGAACTCGGCCTCCTGGAAAGACTGTTCACCGCCGGCGCGCTCGACCTCTGCCTGATGCGCGAATCCCTCGCCCACGGCTGCACCGAGGCCGAGACCGCCCTCGCCCTCCAGGGACTCGGCGCCCACCCGCTCCACCGATCGGGTACCCCCGCCCAGCGCGACCGCTGGCTCCCCGCCGTCGTCACCGGCCGCGCCGTCGCCGCCTTCGCCCTCAGCGAGCCCGACGCCGGATCCGACGCCGCCGCCCTCGCCCTCCACGCCGCCCCCGAACCGCACGGCCCCGGCTGGAGGCTCACCGGCGAGAAACTCTGGATCTCCAACGCCCCCGAGGCCGACTTCTGCACCGTCTTCGCCCGCACGGGTGAAGCCCCCGGCGCCCGCGGCATCACCGCCTTCCTCGTCCCCGCCGACCGCCCCGGACTCACCGGCCGGCCCCTCGACATGCTCTCCCCCCACCCGATCGGCGCCCTCACCTTCGACGGCGTCCCCGTCACCCCCGACGACGTCCTCGGCCGGCCCGGCGCCGGCTTCCGCGTCGCCATGGACACCCTCAACCTCTTCCGCCCCAGCGTCGGCGCCTTCGCCGTCGGCATGGCCCAGGCCGCACTCGACGCCACCCTCCACCACACCGCACACCGCAGCGCCTTCGGCGCCCCCCTGAAGAACCTCCAGGCCGTCTCCCACCAGGCAGCGGAGATGGCCACCCGGACCGAAGCCGCCCGCCTCCTCGTCCACGCCGCGGCCTGCGCCTACGACGACGGCGCCCCCGACGTGCCCCGCCGCTCCGCCATGGCCAAACTGTTCGCGACCGAAACCGCCCAGTACGTCGTCGACACGGCGGTGCAACTGCACGGCGCACGCGCACTCCAGCGCGGCCATCTGCTCGAACACCTTTACCGGGAGGTGCGCGCCCCACGCATCTACGAAGGCGCCAGCGAGGTCCAGCGCAGCATCATCGCCAAGGAGCTGTACGCCACCGGCACCCAGGAGACCACCGGATGA
- a CDS encoding NAD(P)/FAD-dependent oxidoreductase, with amino-acid sequence MTTSPSEPGPPPGATGGDPPPRTGGEPPCDLAVVGAGPAGLAAAVTAAGLGLRVTLLDAGERPGGQYYRHPAPALRAARPQALHHHWPAFARLEHRLRAHVAGGRVRHLPGHHVWTVLPERPERPERPASARPEDPAPVWRLHAVVDEGSGTGHGPEGREDGHSGGSRGDGGGPRGDGGGPRGDGGETAVTVRARTVLLATGAYERQLPFPGWTLPGVVGAGGAQAMLKSGLVLPGRRTVVAGSGPLLLAVAASLAAAGGTVPTVVEAAAYPAYARRPTALLRNPGKLAEGAAHGATLLRHGVRVLTRHAVTAAHGTARVEAVTVERLDRDWRPVPGTARRIPCDSLATGHGLVPQLELATGLGCATRRTADGTPALELDDEQRASVPGVWSAGETGGIGGAELALTEGELAAHSVARALHGTPLPSHAAALRGRRDRLRAFGEAMAAVHRPGEGWTAWLDDATHVCRCEEVPAGAIREAAGELGARDVRTVKLLTRAGMGWCQGRMCGPAVASLVGSEPVPDRRPLSCPVPLGHLAGLPPDGPPAGTPPPAPAEG; translated from the coding sequence ATGACGACCTCACCGTCTGAACCCGGCCCACCCCCCGGCGCCACCGGCGGTGACCCACCACCCCGCACCGGGGGTGAACCGCCCTGCGACCTCGCCGTCGTCGGCGCGGGACCCGCCGGGCTCGCCGCCGCCGTCACCGCGGCCGGACTCGGACTGCGCGTGACGCTCCTCGACGCGGGGGAGCGCCCCGGCGGCCAGTACTACCGCCACCCCGCACCCGCCCTCCGCGCCGCTCGGCCCCAGGCCCTGCACCACCACTGGCCGGCCTTCGCCCGTCTCGAACACCGGCTGCGCGCCCATGTCGCCGGGGGTCGCGTCCGCCACCTGCCGGGCCACCACGTGTGGACCGTCCTGCCCGAACGGCCCGAACGGCCCGAACGGCCCGCGTCGGCCCGGCCGGAGGACCCGGCCCCGGTGTGGCGACTGCACGCCGTCGTGGACGAGGGCTCCGGCACGGGCCACGGCCCGGAGGGCCGCGAGGACGGCCACAGCGGCGGCTCCCGCGGTGACGGCGGCGGCCCCCGCGGTGACGGTGGTGGCCCCCGCGGTGACGGCGGCGAGACGGCCGTCACCGTCCGGGCGCGCACCGTCCTCCTCGCCACCGGAGCCTACGAACGCCAACTGCCCTTCCCCGGCTGGACCCTGCCGGGTGTCGTCGGCGCGGGCGGAGCCCAGGCCATGCTCAAGTCCGGTCTCGTCCTCCCCGGCCGCAGGACCGTCGTCGCCGGAAGCGGGCCCCTGCTGCTCGCCGTCGCCGCCTCCCTCGCCGCCGCGGGCGGCACCGTGCCCACGGTCGTCGAGGCCGCCGCCTATCCCGCCTACGCACGCCGCCCCACCGCCCTGCTGCGCAACCCCGGCAAGCTCGCCGAAGGAGCCGCCCACGGCGCCACGCTGCTCCGGCACGGCGTACGGGTCCTCACCCGCCACGCCGTCACCGCCGCCCACGGCACCGCCCGGGTCGAGGCCGTCACGGTCGAACGGCTCGACCGCGACTGGCGTCCGGTACCGGGCACCGCCCGCCGCATCCCCTGCGACTCCCTCGCCACCGGCCACGGACTCGTGCCCCAGCTCGAACTCGCCACCGGACTCGGCTGCGCCACCCGTCGCACGGCCGACGGCACCCCCGCCCTCGAACTCGACGACGAGCAGCGCGCATCCGTGCCGGGTGTCTGGTCGGCCGGGGAGACCGGCGGGATCGGCGGCGCCGAACTCGCCCTGACCGAGGGCGAACTGGCCGCGCACTCCGTGGCCCGCGCCCTGCACGGCACCCCGCTGCCGTCGCACGCCGCGGCCCTGCGGGGACGCCGCGACCGGCTGCGGGCCTTCGGCGAGGCGATGGCCGCCGTGCACCGGCCGGGCGAAGGCTGGACCGCATGGCTCGACGACGCCACCCACGTCTGCCGCTGCGAGGAGGTCCCGGCCGGCGCGATCAGGGAAGCGGCGGGCGAACTCGGTGCGCGGGACGTCCGTACCGTCAAACTGCTGACCCGCGCCGGAATGGGCTGGTGCCAGGGACGCATGTGCGGCCCGGCGGTCGCCTCTCTGGTCGGCTCGGAGCCGGTTCCGGACCGGCGACCCCTGTCCTGCCCCGTACCGCTCGGCCACCTCGCCGGTCTGCCCCCGGACGGTCCTCCCGCCGGAACCCCGCCGCCCGCCCCGGCCGAAGGCTGA
- a CDS encoding NAD(P)/FAD-dependent oxidoreductase: protein MPTGNPRGPLDAVIVGAGVVGAACAHYASRAGLAVAVVDRGSVAGGTTGAGEGNLLVSDKETGPELDLALLSTRLWRELADVLPPETEYEPKGGLVVAPDETALTALRRFAAAQRTAGVETYEVPSHALHDLEPHLAPGLAGGFHYPQDAQVQPARAAARLLASARRSGAAVHLGEEVTGLLTHPDGTLYGVRTPHRELHAPAVVNATGTWAGDLARLAGTHLPVHPRRGFVLVTEPLPRVVRHKVYAADYISDVASGSAALQSSAVVEGTPAGPVLIGATRERVGFDRTLSAEALRRLARQAAALFPVLARVRVIRTYHGFRPYLPDHLPAIGPDPRVPGLFHACGHEGAGIGLAPATGLLVAAALTGDRPALDPRPFRPERFDPAGAAQ from the coding sequence GTGCCCACCGGAAACCCTCGCGGTCCCCTGGACGCCGTCATCGTCGGCGCCGGCGTCGTCGGAGCGGCCTGCGCACACTACGCGAGCCGTGCCGGCCTCGCCGTCGCCGTCGTCGACCGCGGCTCCGTCGCGGGCGGCACCACCGGCGCCGGGGAAGGCAACCTCCTCGTCTCCGACAAGGAGACGGGCCCCGAGCTCGACCTCGCGCTGCTGTCCACCCGACTCTGGCGCGAACTCGCCGACGTCCTCCCACCGGAGACGGAGTACGAGCCCAAGGGCGGTCTCGTCGTGGCGCCCGACGAGACCGCCCTCACCGCACTCCGCCGATTCGCCGCGGCCCAGCGCACCGCAGGCGTCGAGACGTACGAAGTCCCCTCCCACGCACTCCACGACCTGGAACCCCACCTGGCCCCCGGCCTCGCCGGCGGCTTCCACTACCCCCAGGACGCCCAGGTCCAGCCCGCCCGCGCCGCCGCCCGACTCCTCGCCTCGGCACGCCGCTCCGGCGCGGCCGTCCACCTCGGCGAAGAGGTCACCGGCCTCCTCACCCACCCCGACGGCACCCTGTACGGCGTTCGCACACCCCACCGGGAACTCCACGCCCCCGCCGTCGTCAACGCCACCGGCACCTGGGCCGGCGACCTCGCCCGCCTCGCCGGCACCCATCTGCCCGTCCACCCGCGCCGCGGCTTCGTCCTCGTCACCGAGCCCCTGCCGCGCGTCGTCCGCCACAAGGTCTACGCCGCCGACTACATCTCCGACGTCGCCAGCGGCTCCGCGGCCCTCCAGTCCTCCGCCGTCGTCGAGGGCACCCCCGCCGGACCGGTCCTGATCGGCGCCACCCGCGAACGCGTCGGCTTCGACCGCACCCTCTCCGCCGAGGCCCTCCGCCGGCTCGCCCGCCAGGCGGCCGCCCTCTTCCCCGTACTCGCCCGCGTCCGCGTCATCCGCACCTACCACGGCTTCCGCCCCTACCTCCCCGACCACCTCCCCGCCATCGGCCCCGACCCGCGCGTCCCCGGACTGTTCCACGCGTGCGGCCACGAAGGCGCGGGCATCGGCCTCGCCCCCGCCACCGGACTCCTGGTCGCCGCCGCACTCACCGGCGACCGGCCCGCCCTGGACCCGCGGCCGTTCCGGCCCGAACGATTCGACCCGGCAGGAGCAGCGCAGTGA
- a CDS encoding RidA family protein produces MSLERINPPGLSPASGFSHAVAATGSRLVFLAGQTALDADGKVTGDGLVEQFETALANLLAALSAAGGTPHDLARVTVYATDVADYRHHAAELGRVWHRLAGRDYPAMAVIGAVRLWDEQALVELDGVAVLP; encoded by the coding sequence ATGAGCCTCGAACGCATCAACCCGCCCGGGCTGTCACCCGCCAGCGGCTTCTCCCACGCCGTCGCCGCCACCGGCTCCCGACTGGTCTTCCTCGCCGGCCAGACCGCACTCGACGCCGACGGCAAGGTGACCGGCGACGGCCTCGTCGAACAGTTCGAGACCGCCCTCGCCAACCTCCTCGCCGCCCTCTCCGCGGCCGGCGGCACCCCCCACGACCTCGCCCGCGTCACCGTCTACGCCACCGACGTCGCCGACTACCGCCACCACGCAGCCGAACTCGGCCGCGTCTGGCACCGGCTCGCCGGCCGCGACTACCCCGCCATGGCGGTCATCGGCGCCGTACGCCTCTGGGACGAACAGGCCCTCGTCGAACTCGACGGAGTAGCCGTACTGCCCTGA
- a CDS encoding AMP-binding protein → MVLTPSAGPELTPSAHHDTFTRDRLPPPEQWPRLLFALPELRYPERLNCGAELLDATIDRYGGGRAAFRDGTGGVWTYGELRERVDRIAHVLTGELGVVPGNRVLLRGPTTPWLAACWLAVMKAGAVAVTVLAQQRARELAVMCDIAQVTHALCDIRSVDELVKAEVPGLRVTAFGGDGPDDLLRLAEGEPAGFRAVETAADDVALIAFTSGTTGRPKGCMHFHRDVLAVADTFSARVLRPTPDDVFAGSPPLGFTFGLGGLVVFPLRAGASALLLEQAGPGQLLPAIAEHRVSVLFTAPTAYRVMLDGVGGHDVSSLRRCVSAGENLPAATWQAWRERTGLRIINGIGATELLHIFISAADGDIRPGTTGVPVPGWEARVVDGDSGVPVPDGEPGLLAVRGPVGCRYLSDPRQGVYVRDGWNLTGDTYVREPDGWFRYVARADDMIISAGYNIAGPEVEDALLAHPDVVEAAVVGRADELRGQIVAAYVVLRDGAARDEAGAEALREFVKTRLVPYKCPRAIVFMDALPRTPTGKLQRFRLRGAGGV, encoded by the coding sequence ATGGTGCTGACACCCTCGGCCGGCCCGGAGCTGACTCCCTCGGCTCATCACGACACGTTCACGCGGGACCGTCTGCCTCCGCCGGAGCAGTGGCCGCGGCTGCTGTTCGCGCTGCCGGAGCTGCGGTATCCGGAGCGGCTCAACTGCGGTGCGGAGCTGCTGGACGCCACGATCGACCGGTACGGGGGCGGCCGTGCCGCGTTCCGTGACGGGACGGGCGGCGTCTGGACGTACGGGGAGCTGCGTGAGCGGGTGGACCGGATCGCGCACGTGCTGACCGGTGAGCTGGGCGTGGTGCCCGGCAACCGGGTGCTGCTGCGGGGCCCGACGACGCCGTGGCTGGCCGCGTGCTGGCTCGCGGTGATGAAGGCGGGCGCGGTGGCGGTGACGGTGCTCGCCCAGCAGCGGGCCCGGGAGCTGGCGGTCATGTGTGACATCGCACAGGTGACGCATGCCCTGTGCGACATCCGGTCCGTGGACGAGCTGGTGAAGGCGGAGGTGCCGGGGCTGCGGGTCACGGCGTTCGGCGGGGACGGGCCCGACGATCTGCTGCGGCTGGCGGAGGGCGAGCCGGCGGGGTTCCGGGCGGTGGAGACGGCGGCGGACGACGTGGCGCTGATCGCGTTCACGAGCGGGACGACGGGCCGGCCCAAGGGGTGCATGCATTTCCACCGGGACGTGCTGGCGGTGGCCGACACGTTCTCGGCGCGGGTGCTGCGGCCGACGCCGGACGATGTGTTCGCGGGGAGCCCTCCGCTCGGTTTCACGTTCGGTCTGGGTGGTCTGGTGGTGTTCCCGCTGCGGGCGGGGGCGTCGGCGCTGCTGCTGGAGCAGGCGGGACCGGGGCAGTTGCTGCCGGCGATCGCCGAGCACCGGGTGTCGGTGCTGTTCACGGCGCCGACGGCGTACCGGGTGATGCTGGACGGGGTCGGCGGTCACGACGTCTCCTCGCTGCGGCGCTGTGTGTCGGCCGGGGAGAACCTGCCGGCCGCGACGTGGCAGGCGTGGCGGGAGCGGACGGGGCTGCGGATCATCAACGGCATCGGGGCGACCGAGCTGCTGCACATCTTCATCTCGGCGGCGGACGGGGACATCAGGCCGGGGACGACGGGTGTGCCGGTGCCGGGCTGGGAGGCGCGGGTGGTGGACGGGGACTCCGGGGTGCCGGTGCCGGACGGTGAGCCGGGGCTGCTGGCCGTGCGGGGGCCGGTGGGCTGCCGCTATCTGTCCGATCCGCGGCAGGGCGTGTACGTGCGGGACGGCTGGAATCTGACGGGTGACACGTATGTGCGGGAGCCGGACGGGTGGTTCCGCTATGTGGCCCGCGCCGACGACATGATCATCTCGGCGGGGTACAACATCGCCGGGCCGGAGGTGGAGGACGCGCTCCTCGCGCATCCCGACGTGGTGGAGGCGGCGGTGGTCGGCCGTGCCGACGAGCTGCGGGGCCAGATCGTGGCGGCGTACGTGGTGCTGCGCGACGGTGCCGCGCGGGACGAGGCGGGTGCCGAGGCGCTGCGGGAGTTCGTGAAGACGCGGTTGGTGCCGTACAAGTGTCCGCGGGCGATCGTCTTCATGGACGCGTTGCCGCGCACGCCGACGGGGAAACTGCAGCGGTTCCGCCTGCGGGGCGCGGGCGGTGTCTGA
- a CDS encoding collagenase — translation MSQLRSALPRSPRRPLLAAAVAVTLLAPLGQTAHATATATATGDPAARTAPAAFTGRPAPSAPGTDPHDEVDRLARAPKPTAGPAPAPGGLAQGRTPGRQSTGTPRADTARSGDTLTAAGVPCTLDGLTRLGPQQLADFLADPAVTADGCLSGLIWTWDARLAPVMSDAHVQAVGRRISSLAAAHDGANSTHLLEMFTYLHAVAYHDFSRPEIDITDTPTTEILRRAVNDFGTAARTFHVTRANAETLREALYTGSAPGLRHSQLGLIKKVLATMDRYHKGQYDDASWGGAALAALSVNYLGVYPGNKDTAFHNVVTGNVSYRAAFRAFAGHTHLKGTVNEWVVRDALSEYGRFGQIAPLNAGILPDLGALLPVTRANFGNGSRPWASLVSWLNFYEACRPYAVCKDDIERQIFPHTFSYDNGAIKVRTALDRATVDQLYYASKQVKAQFHRVLGAEAPLAGDTNTSLNIVLYASRADYEVYHPILTGMGTENGGIYIERGATFYTYQRRVPQDSSLTLEELFRHEYVHYLNGRWAVPGYFGEGPWYSGDRTTAMDEGTAEFFDGATRDDGIAVRKSLVQGVIDDTAGGGPRMTVNQLLHATYDGDGFRFYDYAGTFFEFLWTERPSLLREMYGLLRADDPAGFDAWRSRLGGDPALQRAYDAFLDAQIAKVDELFVPDTTYTPNDRLRDASAEAVRASFASATQSDPVCGENGDPGKRRFTCTGRITANLTDAASPDLVFKDMSETVDYFILDRAGAASTNLADMNCSFGPVEIWTNGRAGTSTYRCEGPLRS, via the coding sequence GTGTCCCAGCTCCGATCCGCGCTGCCCCGCTCCCCGCGCAGACCCCTGCTCGCCGCAGCGGTCGCCGTCACCCTCCTCGCCCCCCTGGGCCAGACCGCGCACGCCACCGCCACCGCCACCGCCACCGGCGACCCCGCGGCCCGCACCGCGCCCGCGGCGTTCACCGGCCGGCCCGCACCCAGCGCCCCCGGCACGGACCCGCACGACGAGGTCGACCGCCTCGCCCGGGCCCCGAAGCCCACCGCGGGCCCCGCCCCCGCACCCGGAGGCCTCGCCCAGGGCCGCACCCCCGGCCGCCAGAGCACCGGCACCCCCCGCGCCGACACCGCCCGCAGCGGTGACACCCTTACCGCCGCCGGAGTGCCCTGCACCCTCGACGGCCTCACCCGCCTCGGCCCCCAGCAGCTCGCCGACTTCCTCGCCGACCCCGCCGTCACCGCAGACGGCTGCCTCTCCGGCCTCATCTGGACCTGGGACGCCCGCCTCGCCCCCGTCATGTCCGACGCGCACGTCCAGGCCGTCGGCCGGCGGATATCCTCACTCGCCGCCGCACACGACGGCGCCAACAGCACCCACCTGCTGGAGATGTTCACCTATCTCCACGCCGTCGCCTACCACGACTTCTCGCGCCCCGAGATCGACATCACCGACACCCCGACCACCGAGATCCTGCGGCGCGCCGTCAACGACTTCGGCACCGCCGCCCGCACCTTCCACGTCACCCGCGCCAACGCCGAGACCCTCCGCGAGGCCCTCTACACGGGAAGCGCCCCCGGACTGCGCCACAGCCAGCTCGGGCTGATCAAGAAGGTCCTCGCCACGATGGACAGGTACCACAAGGGCCAGTACGACGACGCCTCCTGGGGCGGTGCGGCCCTCGCCGCCCTCTCCGTCAACTACCTCGGCGTCTACCCCGGCAACAAGGACACCGCGTTCCACAACGTCGTCACGGGCAACGTCTCGTACCGCGCCGCCTTCCGGGCCTTCGCGGGCCACACCCACCTCAAGGGCACCGTCAACGAGTGGGTCGTGCGCGACGCCCTGAGCGAGTACGGCCGCTTCGGCCAGATCGCCCCGCTCAACGCCGGGATCCTCCCCGACCTCGGCGCCCTGCTTCCCGTCACCCGCGCCAACTTCGGCAACGGCAGCCGCCCCTGGGCCTCGCTCGTCTCCTGGCTCAACTTCTACGAGGCGTGCAGGCCCTACGCGGTCTGCAAGGACGACATCGAGCGGCAGATCTTCCCGCACACCTTCAGCTACGACAACGGCGCCATCAAGGTCCGCACCGCCCTCGACCGCGCCACCGTCGACCAGCTCTACTACGCGAGCAAGCAGGTCAAGGCCCAGTTCCACCGGGTACTCGGCGCCGAGGCCCCACTCGCCGGCGACACCAACACCTCACTCAACATCGTGCTCTACGCCTCCCGCGCCGACTACGAGGTCTACCACCCCATCCTCACCGGCATGGGCACCGAGAACGGCGGCATCTACATCGAACGCGGCGCCACGTTCTACACCTACCAGCGCAGGGTCCCGCAGGACTCCTCCCTCACCCTCGAGGAACTCTTCCGGCACGAGTACGTGCACTACCTCAACGGCCGCTGGGCCGTGCCCGGATACTTCGGGGAGGGCCCCTGGTACAGCGGCGACCGCACCACCGCCATGGACGAGGGCACGGCCGAGTTCTTCGACGGCGCCACCCGCGACGACGGCATAGCCGTCCGCAAGTCCCTCGTCCAGGGCGTCATCGACGACACCGCCGGCGGCGGCCCGCGGATGACCGTGAACCAGCTCCTCCACGCCACCTACGACGGCGACGGCTTCCGCTTCTACGACTACGCGGGCACCTTCTTCGAGTTCCTCTGGACCGAACGCCCGTCGCTGCTGCGGGAGATGTACGGGCTGCTCCGGGCGGACGACCCCGCGGGCTTCGACGCCTGGCGCAGCCGGCTCGGCGGCGACCCCGCACTCCAGCGCGCCTACGACGCCTTCCTCGACGCGCAGATCGCGAAGGTCGACGAGCTGTTCGTGCCCGACACCACCTACACCCCCAACGACCGGCTCAGGGACGCCTCGGCCGAGGCCGTCCGCGCCTCCTTCGCCTCCGCCACCCAGTCCGACCCCGTCTGCGGGGAGAACGGCGACCCCGGAAAGCGGCGCTTCACCTGCACCGGCCGGATCACCGCCAACCTCACCGACGCCGCGTCCCCGGACCTCGTCTTCAAGGACATGTCCGAGACCGTGGACTACTTCATCCTCGACCGGGCCGGAGCCGCGTCCACCAATCTCGCGGACATGAACTGCTCCTTCGGCCCGGTCGAGATCTGGACCAACGGCCGGGCCGGTACGTCCACTTACCGCTGCGAAGGGCCCCTCCGCAGCTGA